A stretch of Cicer arietinum cultivar CDC Frontier isolate Library 1 chromosome 5, Cicar.CDCFrontier_v2.0, whole genome shotgun sequence DNA encodes these proteins:
- the LOC101500858 gene encoding bifunctional protein FolD 1, mitochondrial-like isoform X1: MKKALQSIPKVVEWHRNLRKALHFHSFSSTCTFLGPNLPDVWVLKENTSPHTPLQENFEWTNDGHSAAILEGKTIAKHIKMKVTDVISRMKSEIGKFPKLAVVLVGDRRDSHTFIHIKLKACDKVGIETVVSQLPENCTENELLDVVSSFNDDQDVHGIVVQLPLPQHLNEERIMNIVNPEKDVDGFHPLNIGNLAIRGRNRSLSLVLPRAITIQFVDNPREMIMCS; this comes from the exons ATGAAAAAAGCATTGCAATCTATTCCTAAAGTGGTGGAATGGCATAGAAATCTAAGAAAAGcattgcattttcattctttttcttCTACTTGTACTTTTCTTGGCCCCAATCTTCCTGATGTTTGGGTACTCAAAGAGAACACTTCTCCTCATACCCCTTTGCAAGAAAATTTCGAAT GGACTAATGATGGCCATAGTGCTGCAATCCTTGAAGGTAAAACAATTGCCAAACACATAAAAATGAAAGTGACTGATGTGATAAGTAGGATGAAGAGTGAGATTGGAAAGTTTCCTAAATTGGCTGTGGTTTTGGTTGGTGATAGAAGAGACTCTCACACTTTCATTCATATTAAGTTGAAAGCTTGTGATAAAGTTGGCATTGAAACTGTGGTTTCTCAGTTGCCAGAAAATTGCACTGAAAATGAACTGCTTGATGTTGTTTCTAGTTTCAATGATGATCAAGATGTGCATGGCATTGTTGTGCAACTTCCTCTACCTCAA CATCTCAACGAGGAAAGAATTATGAACATTGTGAATCCTGAAAAGGATGTGGATGGATTTCATCCTTTAAACATAGGAAATCTCGCAATAAGAGGAAGAAACCGTTCTTTATCCCTTGTGCTTCCAAGAGCT attacaatacagtttgttgacaatccaagagaaatgataatgtgctcatga
- the LOC101500858 gene encoding bifunctional protein FolD 1, mitochondrial-like isoform X2, which produces MKKALQSIPKVVEWHRNLRKALHFHSFSSTCTFLGPNLPDVWVLKENTSPHTPLQENFEWTNDGHSAAILEGKTIAKHIKMKVTDVISRMKSEIGKFPKLAVVLVGDRRDSHTFIHIKLKACDKVGIETVVSQLPENCTENELLDVVSSFNDDQDVHGIVVQLPLPQHLNEERIMNIVNPEKDVDGFHPLNIGNLAIRGRNRSLSLVLPRAEP; this is translated from the exons ATGAAAAAAGCATTGCAATCTATTCCTAAAGTGGTGGAATGGCATAGAAATCTAAGAAAAGcattgcattttcattctttttcttCTACTTGTACTTTTCTTGGCCCCAATCTTCCTGATGTTTGGGTACTCAAAGAGAACACTTCTCCTCATACCCCTTTGCAAGAAAATTTCGAAT GGACTAATGATGGCCATAGTGCTGCAATCCTTGAAGGTAAAACAATTGCCAAACACATAAAAATGAAAGTGACTGATGTGATAAGTAGGATGAAGAGTGAGATTGGAAAGTTTCCTAAATTGGCTGTGGTTTTGGTTGGTGATAGAAGAGACTCTCACACTTTCATTCATATTAAGTTGAAAGCTTGTGATAAAGTTGGCATTGAAACTGTGGTTTCTCAGTTGCCAGAAAATTGCACTGAAAATGAACTGCTTGATGTTGTTTCTAGTTTCAATGATGATCAAGATGTGCATGGCATTGTTGTGCAACTTCCTCTACCTCAA CATCTCAACGAGGAAAGAATTATGAACATTGTGAATCCTGAAAAGGATGTGGATGGATTTCATCCTTTAAACATAGGAAATCTCGCAATAAGAGGAAGAAACCGTTCTTTATCCCTTGTGCTTCCAAGAGCT gaaccataa